Proteins encoded within one genomic window of Falco biarmicus isolate bFalBia1 chromosome 14, bFalBia1.pri, whole genome shotgun sequence:
- the LOC130158984 gene encoding actin-binding protein WASF3-like isoform X1, producing the protein MPLVKRNIEPRHLCRGALPEGVTSELECVTNSTLAAIIKQLGSLSRHAEDIFGELFNEANSFYMRMNSLQERVDLLVIKVTQLDSTVEEVSLQDINMRKAFKSSTVQNQQVVSRNSIPNPVMEMYQRCDKPPPLNILTPYRDDKKDGLKFYTDPSYFFNLWKEKMLQATEDKRKEKRRQKEQRLVEDSTREVKKVRKARNRRLEWNMMAYDKEFRPDNRFSPSPYHMASSEGSLSPDNRSYASDAADHSYPASPNHPAQLLAPASHLAPAEHKEGVLAAAPPQEHVYRPAAGSRQNSLNRLQQPHVPQPPEAILNGPRPHLVKDYGPQPVPMAEYFVPPAPPPPPPIIPSAQTAFDSPISAPPALAPGSAAPTSYAPSPPPAPPGPYSASPPQAGPMGPPVAPPPPPPGPPAVAASPAHSASPPAPAVEPRKAQIPLMPMSDARSDLLAAIRRGIQLRKVQEQWEQEAKKEPVGNDVATILSRRIAVEYSESDDDSELDDNEWSD; encoded by the exons ATGCCCCTGGTGAAGAGGAATATCGAGCCCCGGCATCTATGCCGGGGGGCTCTTCCCGAGGGGGTAACGAGTGAGCTGGAGTGTGTCACCAACAGCACACTGGCTGCCATCATcaagcagctgggcagcctCA GCAGGCACGCCGAGGACATCTTCGGCGAGCTGTTCAACGAAGCCAACAGCTTCTACATGCGGATGAACTCACTGCAGGAGAGAGTGGACCTGCTGGTCATCAAGGTGACACAGCTGGACTCCACCGTGGAGGAag TTTCACTGCAGGACATCAACATGCGGAAAGCCTTCAAGAGCTCCACGGTGCAGAACCAGCAGGTGGTGTCTCGCAACTCCATCCCCAATCCGGTGATGGAGATGTACCAGCGCTGCGACAAGCCCCCGCCGCTCAACATCCTCACGCCCTACAG GGATGACAAAAAGGATGGCCTCAAATTCTACACTGACCCCTCCTACTTCTTCAACTTatggaaggagaaaatgttGCAGGCGACGGAAGataagagaaaggagaagcgCAGGCAGAAG GAGCAGCGGCTGGTGGAGGACTCCACTCGGGAGGTGAAGAAAGTGAGGAAAGCCCGCAACCGGCGCCTGGAGTGGAACATGATGGCGTATGATAAAGAGTTCCGACCCGATAACAGGTTCTCACCATCCCCCTATCACATGGCGTCATCGGAAGGATCACTGTCCCCAGATAATAG ATCTTACGCGTCGGATGCAGCCGACCACTCGTACCCGGCGAGCCCCAACCACCCCGCACAGCTGCTGGCCCCAGCATCCCACCTGGCCCCAGCGGAGCACAAGGAGGGGGTGCTGGCGGCTGCCCCCCCCCAGGAGCACGTCTATCGCCCGGCAGCGGGCAGCCGGCAGAACAGCCTCAACCgcctccagcagccccacgTGCCGCAGCCCCCAGAGGCTATCCTCAATGGGCCGAGACCTCACTTAGTCAAGGATTACGG CCCGCAGCCGGTGCCGATGGCAGAGTACTTTGTGCCGCCCGCCCCACCACCCCCGCCGCCCATCATCCCCTCCGCCCAGACCGCCTTCGACAGCCCCATCTcggctccccctgccctggcccccgGCTCGGCTGCCCCCACCTCCTACGCACCCTCACCGCCCCCCGCACCCCCTGGCCCCTACTCTGCCTCTCCGCCGCAGGCCGGCCCCATGGGACCCCCAGTggccccaccaccaccaccaccgggGCCCCCCGCCGTTGCCGCCTCTCCGGCGCACTCGGCATCACCTCCAGCACCCGCCGTGGAGCCCCGGAAGGCGCAGATCCCACTGATGCCCATGAGCGATGCCCGGAGCGACCTGCTGGCAGCCATCCGCAGGG GAATTCAACTCCGGAAAGTCCAGGAGCAATGGGAACAAGAGGCCAAAAAAGAACCCGTGGGCAATGACGTGGCGACGATCCTGTCCCGCCGGATCGCAGTGGAGTACAGCGAGTCCGACGACGACTCCGAGCTGGATGATAACGAGTGGTCAGACTGA
- the LOC130158984 gene encoding actin-binding protein WASF3-like isoform X2, producing MPLVKRNIEPRHLCRGALPEGVTSELECVTNSTLAAIIKQLGSLSRHAEDIFGELFNEANSFYMRMNSLQERVDLLVIKVTQLDSTVEEVSLQDINMRKAFKSSTVQNQQVVSRNSIPNPVMEMYQRCDKPPPLNILTPYRDDKKDGLKFYTDPSYFFNLWKEKMLQATEDKRKEKRRQKEQRLVEDSTREVKKVRKARNRRLEWNMMAYDKEFRPDNRSYASDAADHSYPASPNHPAQLLAPASHLAPAEHKEGVLAAAPPQEHVYRPAAGSRQNSLNRLQQPHVPQPPEAILNGPRPHLVKDYGPQPVPMAEYFVPPAPPPPPPIIPSAQTAFDSPISAPPALAPGSAAPTSYAPSPPPAPPGPYSASPPQAGPMGPPVAPPPPPPGPPAVAASPAHSASPPAPAVEPRKAQIPLMPMSDARSDLLAAIRRGIQLRKVQEQWEQEAKKEPVGNDVATILSRRIAVEYSESDDDSELDDNEWSD from the exons ATGCCCCTGGTGAAGAGGAATATCGAGCCCCGGCATCTATGCCGGGGGGCTCTTCCCGAGGGGGTAACGAGTGAGCTGGAGTGTGTCACCAACAGCACACTGGCTGCCATCATcaagcagctgggcagcctCA GCAGGCACGCCGAGGACATCTTCGGCGAGCTGTTCAACGAAGCCAACAGCTTCTACATGCGGATGAACTCACTGCAGGAGAGAGTGGACCTGCTGGTCATCAAGGTGACACAGCTGGACTCCACCGTGGAGGAag TTTCACTGCAGGACATCAACATGCGGAAAGCCTTCAAGAGCTCCACGGTGCAGAACCAGCAGGTGGTGTCTCGCAACTCCATCCCCAATCCGGTGATGGAGATGTACCAGCGCTGCGACAAGCCCCCGCCGCTCAACATCCTCACGCCCTACAG GGATGACAAAAAGGATGGCCTCAAATTCTACACTGACCCCTCCTACTTCTTCAACTTatggaaggagaaaatgttGCAGGCGACGGAAGataagagaaaggagaagcgCAGGCAGAAG GAGCAGCGGCTGGTGGAGGACTCCACTCGGGAGGTGAAGAAAGTGAGGAAAGCCCGCAACCGGCGCCTGGAGTGGAACATGATGGCGTATGATAAAGAGTTCCGACCCGATAACAG ATCTTACGCGTCGGATGCAGCCGACCACTCGTACCCGGCGAGCCCCAACCACCCCGCACAGCTGCTGGCCCCAGCATCCCACCTGGCCCCAGCGGAGCACAAGGAGGGGGTGCTGGCGGCTGCCCCCCCCCAGGAGCACGTCTATCGCCCGGCAGCGGGCAGCCGGCAGAACAGCCTCAACCgcctccagcagccccacgTGCCGCAGCCCCCAGAGGCTATCCTCAATGGGCCGAGACCTCACTTAGTCAAGGATTACGG CCCGCAGCCGGTGCCGATGGCAGAGTACTTTGTGCCGCCCGCCCCACCACCCCCGCCGCCCATCATCCCCTCCGCCCAGACCGCCTTCGACAGCCCCATCTcggctccccctgccctggcccccgGCTCGGCTGCCCCCACCTCCTACGCACCCTCACCGCCCCCCGCACCCCCTGGCCCCTACTCTGCCTCTCCGCCGCAGGCCGGCCCCATGGGACCCCCAGTggccccaccaccaccaccaccgggGCCCCCCGCCGTTGCCGCCTCTCCGGCGCACTCGGCATCACCTCCAGCACCCGCCGTGGAGCCCCGGAAGGCGCAGATCCCACTGATGCCCATGAGCGATGCCCGGAGCGACCTGCTGGCAGCCATCCGCAGGG GAATTCAACTCCGGAAAGTCCAGGAGCAATGGGAACAAGAGGCCAAAAAAGAACCCGTGGGCAATGACGTGGCGACGATCCTGTCCCGCCGGATCGCAGTGGAGTACAGCGAGTCCGACGACGACTCCGAGCTGGATGATAACGAGTGGTCAGACTGA